The following is a genomic window from Opitutus sp. ER46.
CGTCATCGGCATGGCCAACCTCCTCCTCTCCACCCCGCTGACCGCCGAGCAGCGCGACCTCGCCCAAACCCTCTGCCAGAGCAGCGAGGCGCTCCTCACCATCATCAACGACATCCTCGACTTCTCCAAGATCGAGGCCGGCCGTCTCACCCTCGAGAGCGTCGACTTCGACCTCGCCGAACACCTCGAGCTCGCCCTCGACCTCAACGCCGACGCCGCCTCCCGCAAGGGCGTCGAACTCGTGATGGATATCCATCCCGACGTCCCCGCCCGCGTTCGCGGCGACCCGATCCGGCTCCGCCAGATCGTCCTCAATCTCATCGGCAACGCCGTGAAGTTCACCTCCGAGGGCGAGGTCGTCACCGAGGTCACCGTCGCGTCCCAACACGAGGACCACTCCATCCTTCGCTTCGCCATCTCCGACACCGGCATCGGCATCGCCCGCGACGTCCAGCGCCAGCTCTTCGACCCGTTCGTCCAGGCCGACACCTCCACGACGCGCCGCTTTGGCGGCACCGGCCTCGGGCTCGCGATCTGCAAGCGCCTCGCCGAGCTCATGCACGGCGAAATCGCATTCACCAGCCAACCCGGCCACGGCTCGACCTTCTGGTTCACCGCCCGGCTCGACGCCGCCGTCGATCCCTGTGCCGCCGTGCCCGTCACCCCGTCTCTCCTCGAGCACCATCACGCTCTCATCGTCGACGACAACGCCACCAACCTGAAGCTGCTCGACCACCTCTGCATCCGTTGGGGACTCCGCCACACCTGCGTCAACCATGCCCACGCCGCGCTCGCCGCCCTGCGCGACGCCGCGGGCCGCGGCCACCCGTTCGACCTCGTCATCCTCGACCACCACATGCCGGACGTCGACGGGCTCCAGTTGGCCGGGATGATTCGCGCCGACTCCGCGTTCCCGCCACCGGTGCTCGTCATGCTGACCTCCCGCGGCGAGCGCCTCCCGCCCGAGGAAATGCAGGCCAGCGGCCTCGCCGCCTGTGAGCTCAAGCCGCTCCATGCCGACCGGCTCCGCAGCACCCTCGCCCGCCTCCTCGCGCTCTCCCGCTCCACCCCCGCCGCACCCGCCCCCCCCGCCCTGGTCGCGCGCCCGCTCGTCGCCCCCAACGAACAGGCCATCATCCTCGTCGCCGAGGACAACCCCGTTAACCAGAAGGTCACCCTCCTCCAGCTCCGCAGCCTCGGCCACGCCGCCGACCTCGTCACCAACGGCCGCGAGGCCGTCGAGGCGGTTCGCCGCAAGCCCTACCGCGTCGTGCTGATGGATGCCCAGATGCCCGTCATGGATGGCATGGAAGCCACCCGGCTTATCCGCCGCGCCCAGGCCGCGCACGAGCCCGGCGTCCCGGCCGTCATCCACATCGTGGCCATGACCGCCAACGCCATGTCGGGCGACCGCGAGTCCTGCCTCGAGGCCGGGATGGACGACTATCTCGCCAAGCCCGTGAAGCCCGAGGCGCTCCGCGCGATCCTCAACCGTTACCTCGCCGCGCCGTCCGCGTCCGGCGAACCATCCGTCTCCCGCGCATGAGCCCGCTGTCGCCCCCCGCCGCCGCCCGCCCCGACCGCGCCGCCGCCGCTCCGCTCCTGCACGCGCTCCTCGCGACCATCCCGGAGCTCGTCTATTTCAAGGACCGCGACTCCCGCTTCATCGCCGTCAGCGCTTCGCTCGTCCGCGCCTTCGGCTGCGCGTCCGCCGCCGAGGTCATCGGCCGCACCGACGCCGACTTCTACGCCGCAGCCCACGCCCAGGCCGCGCGCGCCGACGAAGAGGCCATCCTCCGCACCGGCTGCCCGCTCCGCCGCAAGATCGAGCAGGAACACTGGCCCACCGGCCGCGTCACCTGGGCCCTCACCAGCAAGTATCCGCTCCACAACCACGCCGGCGAGATTGTCGGCACCTTTGGCCTCAGCCGCGACATCACCCGCAAGCGCGAGATGGAGCAGGAGCTCGAGCAAACCCAGCGCGACCTGGTCGAGGCCTCCCGCGTCGCCGGCATGGCCGAGGTCGCCACCGGCGTGCTCCACAACGTCGGCAACGTCCTCAGCAGCCTCAACGTCTCCGCCTCCGTCATCACCTCGGGGCTCCGTCATTCGAAGGCCGACAGCCTCACCCGCCTCGCCGCCCTCCTGCGCGAACACCGCGCCGACCTCGGCGCGTTTCTCAGCCAGGACGCCAAGGGCCGCCGCATCCCCGAGTATCTCGCCTCCGTCGCCCGGCACTCCCTCGAGGAGCGCGATCGGCTCCTCCGCGAGATCGCGTCCCTCCAGAAGAACATCGACCACATCAAGGAGATCGTCGCGATGCAGCAGGCCTACGCCACGATGATCGGCGTCGTCGAACCGCTCGAGCCCGCCGGCCTCGTCGAGGACGCCCTGCGCATGAACGCCGACCCCCTCGCGCGCCACGAGATCGCCGTCCGGCGCGACTTCGCCGCCGTCCCCGCCGTCTCCGCCGAAAAGGGCAAGGTCGTCCAGATTCTCGTGAACCTCGTCCGCAACGCCCAGCTCGCCTGCGACGAGGCGCGCACCACCGGCAAGGAGATCACCGTGCGCCTGCGCGCCGCCGGCGGCCGCGTGCAGCTCAGCGTCATCGACAACGGCGTGGGCATCCCCGCCGCCAACCTCACGCGCATCTTCCAGCACGGCTTCACCACCCGCGCCCGCGGCCACGGCTTCGGCCTGCACTCCTCCGCCAACGCCGCCCGCGAAATGAAGGGCACCCTCACCGTCCACAGCGACGGTCCCGGCACCGGCGCCACCTTCACCCTCGACCTTCCGGTCGCCCTCTCCCGATGAGCACCACGCCCGACCCCATCGCCCCGCTCGATGACGCCACGGCCGAGATGTGCCTGGGCGAGCTCCTCCGCTCCCTCAACAGCCTCGTCTACTTCAAGGACCACCAGAGCCGCTTCATCGCCGTCAGTAGCTCCAAGGCGGCCCGCCACCAGCTCCTGCCCGCCGACCTCGTCGGCAAATCCGATCGCGACCTCTTCGCCGACATCCACGCCGACGAGACCCTCGCCGACGAGGAGCGCATCATGCGCACCGGCGAGCCATTGATCGCCAAGCTCGAGAAGGTCGAGTGGCGCGACGGCCGCGAGACCTGGTCTGAGACGTCCAAGCTCCCGCTGCGCGACGCCGCGGGCGCCATCATCGGCACGTACGGGCTCACCCACGACGTCACCGAGCGCGAGCGGGTCGGCCAGGAGCTCGAGCAGGCGCATCGTGCCCTCCTCGAGACGTCCCGCCTCGCCGGCATGGCCGAGGTCGCCACCGGCGTCCTCCATAACGTCGGCAATGTCCTCACCAGCCTCAACGTCTCCGCCAACGTCCTCTCCGGCGGCCTGCGCCAGACCAAGACCGAGAACCTCGCCCGCGTCGCCGCCCTCCTCGCCGCGCACGAGGCCGACCTCGCGACCT
Proteins encoded in this region:
- a CDS encoding PAS domain-containing sensor histidine kinase; translated protein: MSPLSPPAAARPDRAAAAPLLHALLATIPELVYFKDRDSRFIAVSASLVRAFGCASAAEVIGRTDADFYAAAHAQAARADEEAILRTGCPLRRKIEQEHWPTGRVTWALTSKYPLHNHAGEIVGTFGLSRDITRKREMEQELEQTQRDLVEASRVAGMAEVATGVLHNVGNVLSSLNVSASVITSGLRHSKADSLTRLAALLREHRADLGAFLSQDAKGRRIPEYLASVARHSLEERDRLLREIASLQKNIDHIKEIVAMQQAYATMIGVVEPLEPAGLVEDALRMNADPLARHEIAVRRDFAAVPAVSAEKGKVVQILVNLVRNAQLACDEARTTGKEITVRLRAAGGRVQLSVIDNGVGIPAANLTRIFQHGFTTRARGHGFGLHSSANAAREMKGTLTVHSDGPGTGATFTLDLPVALSR
- a CDS encoding response regulator, with the protein product MRNNRIIVIDDNPAIHADVRKILCPKQTEVSSTVDALEAELLGIKPPPVPTASFVIDGAQQGREGLEMVLSAQRLGLPYAMAFVDVRMPPGWDGVETTTELWKVAPDLQVVICTAYSDYSWDELLARLGGSDRLLILKKPFDTVEVLQLANALTAKWNLQQQARAHADELEANVQRRTHELQVANAALQEEIAQRRLIELDLKRAKETAESADRAKSAFLANMSHEVRTPMNGVIGMANLLLSTPLTAEQRDLAQTLCQSSEALLTIINDILDFSKIEAGRLTLESVDFDLAEHLELALDLNADAASRKGVELVMDIHPDVPARVRGDPIRLRQIVLNLIGNAVKFTSEGEVVTEVTVASQHEDHSILRFAISDTGIGIARDVQRQLFDPFVQADTSTTRRFGGTGLGLAICKRLAELMHGEIAFTSQPGHGSTFWFTARLDAAVDPCAAVPVTPSLLEHHHALIVDDNATNLKLLDHLCIRWGLRHTCVNHAHAALAALRDAAGRGHPFDLVILDHHMPDVDGLQLAGMIRADSAFPPPVLVMLTSRGERLPPEEMQASGLAACELKPLHADRLRSTLARLLALSRSTPAAPAPPALVARPLVAPNEQAIILVAEDNPVNQKVTLLQLRSLGHAADLVTNGREAVEAVRRKPYRVVLMDAQMPVMDGMEATRLIRRAQAAHEPGVPAVIHIVAMTANAMSGDRESCLEAGMDDYLAKPVKPEALRAILNRYLAAPSASGEPSVSRA